One Candidatus Kapaibacterium thiocyanatum genomic window, GCCCTTGATCACGCCATGGGGAATGTAGTTGCCCAGTGAGCCTGCTCGCAGGAAGCTGATGAGCATCTGCAGGATACCGCTTAACATGACGGCCATGAGGAACGTCTCGAAGGTGCCGAACTTCCCTATCGCCGTAGCGACGATGACGGCCAGGCCGGCGGCCGGACCGCTGACGCTGAGTTCGGAGCCCGAGAAAAAGGAGATGACGAGGCCGCCGATGACTCCGGCGATGATCCCGGAAAAGGCCGGTGCACCCGATGCGAGAGCGATGCCCAGGCAAAGAGGAAGGGCAACGAGGAATACTACCAGACCAGCGGGAAGGTCGCGCTTGGCCGATGCGAATGTCGGGATAGAAAAGAATGCCATACGGTCAAGATACACAGGCAGGATTATTCAGCCGTATATAGTGTGATATGCCCTTTCAGTAACTTTGTCTCCCTATGGCATCAAGCTATTCCTTCGACATCATCTGCGAAGTGGACCTCCAGGAGGCCGACAACGCAGTGAACCAGGCTCGCAAGGAGATCGAACACCGTTACGATCTCCGTGGCTCCAACTGCACGATCGAGCTCATGAAAACAGAGCGTCAGATCATCCTGAAAGCCGATGGCGAGCATTTCATCACGGCCGCGGGCGAGATCATGCGTAGCAAGATGATCAAACGCGGCATCTCCGTTCTCGCCCTCGACGAGCAGAAACCGGAGCAGATGGGGGGCAAATCGGTCCGCCAGGTCGTCGGCCTCAAGAACGGTCTTTCAAAGGAAGATGCCAAGAAGATCACCACGCTGATCAAGGACTCGAAACTGAAGGTGACGGCCCAGATCCAGGACGAAAAGGTCCGCGTCACCGGTAAGGACAAGGACGAACTGCAGGCTGTGATGACCCTCGTCCGCGGCGCGGACCTGGGCTTCCCCGTCCAGTTCGAAAACATGCGCTGACCATCCATCGGAGTATCAAACGTGGACCTGTTCCAGAAGTGTATCGAATTCACCCGTGCCGACGAAGTCAAGGCATCGGGTCTGTATCCCTATTTCCGCCCGATCGAGGAGAACGAAGGACCGGTGGTCATGATCGAAGGTCGCAAGACCATCATGGCCGGATCCAACAACTACCTCGGCCTCACCGCCGATCCGCGCGTGAAGCAGGCCGCGAAGGACGCCATCGACCGCTACGGTACTGGCTGCTCCGGCTCCCGCTACCTCACGGGAACGATCAACCTCCATATCGAACTCGAGAAAAAACTGGCCGCCTTCCTCGGATACGAAGACGTCCTGCTCTTCTCCACCGGCTACCAGACGGCCCTCGGCGTCATCTCCGGTCTGGTGCAGAAGGGTGACTACGTCATCTCCGACAAGGAAAACCACGCCTGCATCATCAACGGCTGCCTGCTCGCCAAGGGCGGTTTCGCCGAATTCGTCCGTTACAAGCACAACGACATGGAGGATCTCGAGCGTGTGCTGGCGCGCATTCCCGCCGATGCCGGGAAGTTCATCGTCACGGACGGTGTCTTCTCCGTGAGCGGTGAGCTCGTCAACCTGCCCGAGATGGTGCCGGTCGCCGAGAAGTACGGTGCCAGGATCATGATCGACGATGCCCACGCCACGGGTGTGGTGGGCGTCGGCGGCCGCGGTACGGCCAGCCACTTCGGCATGGTGGGCAAGACGGACCTCACGATGGGTACGTTCTCGAAGACCTTCGCCTCGCTGGGCGGCTTCGTGGCGGGTCCGGAGCGCGTCCTCAACTACCTCAAGCACCATTCGCCGGCCCTCATCTTCAGCGCGTCGCCGACGCCGGCCAGCGTCGCCTCGGCCCTTGCGGCCCTGGACATCCTGGAGAAGGAGCCCGAACGTATCACGAAGCTCATCTCCAATGCCGACAAGATGCGGAAGGGCTTCAAGGAGCTCGGATTCACGGTCATCGACAGCAACACGGGTATCGTTCCCGTCGTGCTGGGCGACGTGGAACTGACGCTCCTCTTCTGGCGCAAGCTCTACGACAAGGGCGTCTTCGTGAATGCCTTCGTACCGCCGGGAGTACCGCCTACCCTGTCGATGCTCCGTACGAGCTACATGGCCACGCACGAGAACGAGCATCTGGACGCCATCCTGAACATCTTCCAGGAAGTGGGCATCGAACTCGGTATCCTCCAGAAGTAACACATGCAGATCAACAAGTTCGAGCGCGGCCTCAAGGACAAGGTAGCTCTCGTGACGGGCGCGGCCGTCGGTAACGGTCGCGCCTTCTGCGAACGCCTTGCCGAAGAAGGCGCCCGCATCGTCATCGCCGACATCGCCGATGCCACCGCAACCGCCGACGCCGTCAAGGCCATCGGTGCCGAAGCCCTGTGCCTGCGTGCCGACGTCACGAGACCCAAGGATGTGGAGACGATGGTGGCCGCCGCCATCGAGCGCTTCGGCCGTATCGACATCCTCGTGCACAACGTCGGACACTATTCCGAAGAACCTTTCGATCTGCTGTCGTTCGAGGAGTGGAAACGCACGCTCGACGTGACGCTCAACTCGCTCTTCCTCACGATCCGTGCCGTACTGCCGCACATGAAGCGCGAAGGGTTCGGACGGATCATCACCCTGTCGTCCGACACGGTGTGGCTCGGAACACCTTATCTGACACACTACGTCACGGCCAAGATGGGCGTCATCGGTCTGACGCGTTCCCTTGCCTCGGAGATAGGGAAGTACGGCATCACGATCAACACGATCTCCGTGGGCCTCACCGCCACGCAACGGTCGGCCGACAGTTCGGCGACGTCATCCACCATCCTCGAACACATCCTGCCGTCGCAGGCTGTACATCGCGCCGACGAGCCGGAAGACATCGCCAACGTCGTGGCCTTCCTGGCCCTGCCCGCCTCGGGCATCATCACCGGACAGACCATCAACGTGGACGGCGGCGTCGCCCGTCACTGACGGATTGCATCTCCCGATAGGCGCAAGGCGTGATCAATTCGTAACTTCCACCATCAACAGAGAGGGTGGAGGTATCATGCGTCGTCTGCTACTGTTCCTGATCATATGCCTGTCGACAGCTCCGGCGATCCGGGCCGGAGATACGATCGTCGTCAAGACGCTCACGTTCAACGACATCACCAAACGAACCGGTACGTGGCTGTTCCCGCCCGCCCAGCGCTACGAGAAAGTGCTGATGTACTACACGCTGAAGTGCGACGAACGCACGACGCAGGACAGATTCCCCTGCGGCGAGTGGGACTACCTTACCTATACGACGCTGACGGATTCCACGGGACGATTCGATTCGACCCGCATGGCATGGCCATCCTTCCGCGTGAACAGGACGGCACCTCCGACCCTGACCTATGCCGGCGGACAGAGCGCCGCCGTGGAAGCCGACAAGCTGCTGCGCGTCACGGACATCACGACGGTCCGCACGGATTCGCAGAACGTGAAGAAATCCTTCGTCAAATCCGGTACCACCGTCATGTCGGGCCTCGCCGATCGCAGGCCCACACGGATACAGTACGTGTGGCGGGCATCCGAGC contains:
- a CDS encoding 8-amino-7-oxononanoate synthase — translated: MDLFQKCIEFTRADEVKASGLYPYFRPIEENEGPVVMIEGRKTIMAGSNNYLGLTADPRVKQAAKDAIDRYGTGCSGSRYLTGTINLHIELEKKLAAFLGYEDVLLFSTGYQTALGVISGLVQKGDYVISDKENHACIINGCLLAKGGFAEFVRYKHNDMEDLERVLARIPADAGKFIVTDGVFSVSGELVNLPEMVPVAEKYGARIMIDDAHATGVVGVGGRGTASHFGMVGKTDLTMGTFSKTFASLGGFVAGPERVLNYLKHHSPALIFSASPTPASVASALAALDILEKEPERITKLISNADKMRKGFKELGFTVIDSNTGIVPVVLGDVELTLLFWRKLYDKGVFVNAFVPPGVPPTLSMLRTSYMATHENEHLDAILNIFQEVGIELGILQK
- a CDS encoding YajQ family cyclic di-GMP-binding protein; translated protein: MASSYSFDIICEVDLQEADNAVNQARKEIEHRYDLRGSNCTIELMKTERQIILKADGEHFITAAGEIMRSKMIKRGISVLALDEQKPEQMGGKSVRQVVGLKNGLSKEDAKKITTLIKDSKLKVTAQIQDEKVRVTGKDKDELQAVMTLVRGADLGFPVQFENMR